One genomic region from Anopheles bellator chromosome 2, idAnoBellAS_SP24_06.2, whole genome shotgun sequence encodes:
- the LOC131211279 gene encoding ATP-binding cassette sub-family B member 6: protein MIRYCPNDTSMDVVWFNHGVSQCFMDTVAMGTIGSFMLLFGTMQLIMYRRYATEVYPQLIRKSRLYNFQLFLLVLLTLLTQVRFVLEGFVFDGAQVYGFMILSLVVALFAYPYSIVLLVKERYYQLPSPRTNGHGLILLIFWTMLFVVQNIAFVNLNYHGGWFQLQTLKDRVEFGLFIVRYIVTMLLFVIGLKAPAITSTLNSEEYQNLHTNQENQSTFRNAWNKMGTLMPFLWPKKDSFLQIRVIFCFLLLISGRVINLYVPIYNKKIVDSLSVQPVLFRWDWILVYVGFKFLQGGGTGSMGLLNNLRSFLWIRIQQYTTREIELELFRHLHSLSLRWHLNRKTGEVLRVMDRGTDSINNLLNYILFSIAPTIVDILIAVVFFITVFNWWFGFIVFLTMTLYIVATIMVTEWRTKFQRRMNLADNQQKARSVDSLLNFETVKYYGAEQYEVDCYREAILKFQDEEWRSIITLNILNTMQNIIVCGGLLAGSLLCAYLVVYQDGLTVGDYVLFASYIIQLYVPLNWFGTFYRAIQKNFVDMENMFDLMREDQEVIDAPGAGELAVVRGGIDFNDVTFGYNVERFVLRNVSFTVPAGKTVAIVGPSGAGKSTIMRLLFRFYDVDGGSISVDGQNIKTVRQASLRQAIGVVPQDTVLFNNTIRYNIQYGRVGAPEADIIMAARSADIHERILSFPEKYDTQVGERGLRLSGGEKQRVAIARTILKSPSIVLLDEATSALDTQTERNIQAALSKVCSNRTTLIIAHRLSTIIHADEILVLKEGAIVERGRHELLLESNGVYAKMWNQQLKNLEMGANTTDDSTAGNGQVPNGTANETPSKIATSAHHHHHHQG from the exons ATGATACGCTACTGTCCGAATGACACGTCTATGGACGTGGTGTGGTTCAACCATGGCGTCTCGCAGTGCTTCATGGATACGGTGGCAATGGGGACGATCGGTAGCTTCATGCTACTCTTCGGCACGATGCAACTCATAATGTACAGGCGCTATGCAACCGAAGTCTACCCGCAATTGATCAGAAAATCTCGACTGTATAACTTCCAACTGTTCCTGCTGGTTCTTCTGACTCTGTTGACCCAAGTTCGCTTTGTTCTGGAAGGATTCGTGTTCGATGGAGCGCAGGTGTACGGTTTTATGATACTCTCGTTAGTAGTAGCCCTGTTCGCATACCCTTACTCAATCGTGCTGCTCGTGAAGGAACGTTACTATCAGTTGCCGTCACCACGAACCAATGGCCATGGATTGATACTACTCATTTTCTGGACGATGCTGTTTGTGGTGCAGAACATCGCTTTCGTCAATTTGAATTATCACGGTGGTTGGTTCCAGTTGCAAACGCTGAAAGACCGGGTAGAGTTTGGATTGTTTATCGTGCGGTACATCGTCACGATGCTGCTGTTTGTGATCGGTCTGAAAGCACCGGCCATCACCTCAACCCTGAACAGTGAAGAGTATCAGAATCTGCACACAAACCAGGAGAATCAGTCCACGTTTCGAAACGCATGGAACAAAATGGGAACACTGATGCCGTTTTTGTGGCCGAAAAAGGATAGCTTCTTACAGATTCGTGTGATTttctgcttcctgctgcttaTCAGCGGGCGAGTCATTAATCTCTACGTACCGATCTACAACAAGAAGATCGTCGACAGCCTCTCTGTGCAGCCAGTGCTCTTCCGATGGGATTGGATCCTGGTGTACGTTGGATTCAAGTTTCTCCAGGGTGGCGGTACCGGCTCGATGGGTCTGCTTAACAATCTGCGCAGCTTTTTATGGATCCGTATTCAGCAGTACACGACGCGAGAAATCGAGCTCGAGTTGTTCCGCCACCTGCACAGCCTTTCGTTGCGTTGGCATTTGAACCGCAAGACGGGCGAGGTATTGCGGGTAATGGATCGTGGCACGGACAGTATCAACAATCTGCTGAACTACATTCTCTTCTCGATTGCGCCGACCATTGTGGACATTCTGATTGCGGTGGTGTTCTTCATAACGGTCTTCAACTGGTGGTTCGGGTTCATCGTTTTTCTCACGATGACCCTCTACATTG TGGCAACAATCATGGTGACGGAGTGGCGTACAAAGTTTCAACGACGCATGAACCTTGCCGATAATCAGCAGAAGGCTCGAAGTGTCGATTCGCTGCTCAACTTCGAAACGGTCAAGTACTACGGCGCTGAGCAATACGAGGTGGACTGTTACCGTGAGGCCATTCTCAAGTTTCAG GACGAAGAATGGCGATCCATAATTACACTGAATATCCTGAATACCATGCAAAACATCATCGTCTGTGGTGGATTACTCGCTGGATCTCTGCTATGCGCCTATCTGGTCGTATACCAGGATGGGCTCACAGTTGGagattatgttttgtttgccagtTACATCATACAGCTCTACGTTCCCCTAAATTGGTTCGGCACCTTCTATCG TGCGATTCAAAAGAACTTCGTGGAcatggaaaatatgtttgatCTGATGCGCGAAGACCAGGAAGTTATAGATGCTCCGGGTGCTGGCGAACTGGCCGTTGTGCGCGGTGGCATCGACTTCAACGACGTAACGTTTGGCTACAACGTTGAGCGTTTCGTGCTGCGTAACGTCAGTTTTACCGTTCCCGCCGGCAAAACAGTTGCTATCGTCGGTCCATCGGGTGCGGGTAAGAGCACGATCATGCGGCTGCTGTTCCGGTTTTACGACGTAGACGGTGGCTCTATATCGGTCGACGgacaaaatattaaaacggTACGCCAGGCATCACTGCGACAAGCGATCGGTGTAGTACCGCAGGATACGGTTCTGTTCAACAACACGATCAGGTACAACATCCAATACGGGCGTGTCGGAGCTCCCGAAGCGGACATCATTATGGCCGCCCGGAGCGCCGACATACACGAGCGGATTCTGTCGTTTCCCGAGAAGTACGATACGCAGGTGGGCGAAAGGGGACTTCGATTGAGCGGTGGTGAAAAGCAGCGTGTCGCGATCGCACGAACGATCCTTAAATCACCATCAATTGTGCTACTCGATGAAGCGACCAGTGCGCTTGATACCCAAACTGAGCGGAACATTCAAGCAGCGCTATCTAAGGTTTGCTCTAATCGAACGACACTTATCATTGCCCACCGTCTATCGACGATCATCCATGCGGACGAAATTCTTGTGCTGAAGGAAGGAGCCATTGTAGAACGGGGTCGgcacgagctgctgctggaaagtAACGGTGTCTACGCTAAAATGTGGAACCAGCAGCTGAAAAACCTAGAAATGGGAGCAAACACTACGGACGATAGCACGGCAGGCAACGGTCAAGTACCGAATGGGACAGCAAATGAAACGCCCAGCAAGATAGCGACATCGgctcatcatcaccatcatcatcagggTTGA
- the LOC131211281 gene encoding mitochondrial import inner membrane translocase subunit Tim13-like, translating into MEASLENLSSTQKDELMSTIKQKIAIANAQELVTKMTEKCFKKCVGKPGQDLDSSEQKCIAMCMDRFMDSWNVVSRALTQRLQQEQYKG; encoded by the exons ATGGAAGCTTCGCTGGAAAATCTGTCCTCCACGCAAAAGGACGAATTGATGAgcacaatcaaacaaaagatTGCGATAGCGAACGCACAAGAACTAGTCACC AAAATGACCGAGAAGTGTTTCAAGAAGTGCGTTGGAAAGCCGGGGCAGGACCTAGATAGTTCCGAGCAG AAATGCATTGCCATGTGCATGGACAGGTTTATGGACTCTTGGAATGTGGTCTCTCGAGCCTTGACACAGCGTTTACAGCAAGAGCAGTACAAAGGCTAA
- the LOC131211280 gene encoding uncharacterized protein LOC131211280, which produces MDEDLEFRDMVLKKLEESGSLLSIKAKLRALLYDIIENECNVNDHSRKTSNTLESDSDFQLDQKSLAYELVFDMLSSENLQHTKRILAAESGYRSGTVPRVHMARQLNLQSPADVEDNVRPLLMLMVDRLCGEMVANISSETKSSSNESSSVEMHYGARTKTEQSDGVSTQNETPDD; this is translated from the exons ATGGATGAAGATTTGGAGTTTCGCGATATGGTGTTGAAAAAACTGGAAGAAAGTGGATCGTTGCTGAGTATTAAA GCTAAATTGCGCGCGCTACTATACGACATCATCGAAAACGAATGCAATGTTAACGATCATAGCAGGAAGACGTCCAATACGCTTGAAAGTGATTCAGATTTCCAGCTAGACCAAAAATCCCTTGCCTATGAGCTAGTGTTCGATATGCTCTCGTCGGAGAATCTACAACACACGAAAAGAATCTTGGCCGCAGAATCGGGTTATCGTAGTGGCACAGTGCCTCGTGTGCATATGGCCCGACAATTGAACCTTCAATCGCCTGCTGACGTCGAAGACAATGTGCGTCCACTTCTAATGTTAATGGTCGACCGACTGTGCGGCGAAATGGTTGCAAATATTAGTTCTGAAACGAAAAGCAGTTCAAACGAGTCATCGTCTGTCGAGATGCACTACGGAGcgcgaacgaaaacagaacaaaGCGACGGCGTCAGTACGCAGAACGAAACTCCGGATGATTAG
- the LOC131207606 gene encoding gustatory receptor for bitter taste 66a: protein MSASSTGGLLDSLRGLFYVSTIFGVIPLSLRAFYKRRILQVSITGNVWVVCNIIVYTALYHVATTNYVKDHWGSQKTLTNAIGIFVTYMEPIMMSTDMVAGMFNQKRIIESFERLNRVDAKLAGEGIQINNRHLQHITLLLGLSMLFFEAVITVYSFVVFEEAVTFVSMIWFITTIPTALNSVCRIWFILLVHAVRQRFNAMNAHMSEIAQGLQHYKEQHGSERDKEMCDVPLDYLEKEIFTVYTQKKLQLAATPPKKKHLTTRVKKVEVKPYEAINSGKKPSPVPPRRNVVHPSAKQERPGAAHEFLPSDIRQRARIDQRMDSKLILICRTHDELCEIGKIINRMYSVQMLVAMAHGFVAITAQLYFLYCGLTGQEVPILFRSAQVLLLSLTYICYTALKCVVPIFVCWKTKTDSHRTGIEMHHLANVIDESHCYEVVNHLSLKLLNHHLNFSACGFFDLDMTTLYAITGAVTSYLIILIQFNLAAIQKSSGNTTSIANVTTTALAIIDEVTTALTTSKGPK from the exons ATGTCCGCTTCGTCGACAGGTGGACTGTTGGATTCGTTGCGCGGTCTCTTCTATgtttcaaccatttttgggGTAATTCCTCTGTCTTTGCGTGCGTTTTATAAACGGCGCATTTTGCAGGTGTCTATTACCGGTAACGTGTGGGTGGTGTGTAACATCATTGTCTACACGGCGTTATACCACGTGGCAACCACGAACTACGTGAAGGACCACTGGGGATCACAGA AAACTCTGACCAATGCGATCGGGATTTTCGTTACTTACATGGAACCGATTATGATGAGCACGGATATGGTGGCGGGCATGTTCAATCAGAAGCGTATTATTGAGAGTTTCGAGCGGTTGAACCGCGTTGATGCCAAACTTGCCGGAGAAGGTATCCAGATCAACAACCGCCATTTGCAACACATAACTCTGCTGTTGGGCTTGTCCATGCTGTTCTTCGAGGCAGTCATCACGGTGTACAGTTTCGTGGTCTTCGAGGAAGCTGTAACATTCGTGTCGATGATTTGGTTCATCACGACCATACCGACGGCCCTCAACTCGGTCTGTCGCATTTGGTTCATCCTTCTCGTGCATGCCGTTCGCCAACGGTTTAACGCTATGAATGCGCACATGAGCGAAATTGCGCAGGGGCTACAGCACTACAAGGAGCAACACGGTAGCGAACGGGATAAGGAGATGTGCGATGTTCCGTTGGACTATCTGGAGAAAGAAATATTTACCGTTTACACCCAAAAGAAACTGCAGCTTGCGGCAACCccaccgaagaagaaacatcTCACAACGCGGGTTAAGAAGGTTGAGGTTAAGCCGTACGAAGCGATAAACTCGGGAAAGAAGCCGTCACCAGTGCCACCGCGCCGCAATGTGGTCCATCCATCGGCCAAGCAAGAGCGACCGGGTGCAGCCCACGAGTTCCTTCCGAGTGATATTCGACAACGGGCCCGGATCGATCAGCGGATGGACAGTAAGCTAATACTGATCTGCCGGACTCACGATGAGCTGTGCGAGATTGGGAAAATTATCAACCGCATGTACAGCGTGCAGATGCTCGTTGCGATGGCGCACGGGTTTGTCGCAATAACCGCACAGCTCTACTTTCTCTACTGTGGGCTGACGGGGCAGGAGGTGCCGATCCTGTTCCGCTCCGCccaggtgctgctgttgtcgcTGACTTACATCTGCTACACGGCACTCAAGTGTGTTGTTCCGATATTCGTGTGCTGGAAGACCAAAACCGACTCGCACCGGACCGGTATCGAGATGCACCATTTGGCCAACGTGATCGACGAAAGTCATTGCTACGAGGTGGTCAATCATCTTTCGCTGAAACTGCTAAACCACCATCTGAACTTTAGCGCTTGCGGATTTTTCGATCTAGACATGACAACGTTGTATGCG ATTACCGGTGCTGTGACGAGCtatttgatcattttaatCCAATTCAACCTAGCTGCTATTCAGAAGTCCAGTGGAAATACGACCAGCATAGCTAATGTAACTACAACTGCATTAGCAATTATTGACGAGGTCACCACCGCGCTGACGACTTCCAAGGGCCCCAAGTAA
- the LOC131209900 gene encoding putative fatty acyl-CoA reductase CG5065, producing the protein MSVGNEMTKLPASPQPGIAEAYAGRSIFITGATGFMGKIMVEKLLRDCGDVRCLYLLIRAKKGVDAAQRKEEYAKNLVFDHVREKYGERLSRIRLIRGDILSEGLGLSEADHRELVDNVEMVFHCAANVRFDQQIRQAVDINLNGTIRVLTLAEKMRKLVSFVHVSTAYCQCNEAELEEKYYPAPQNPEGISKMVGLLDEDILKLITPRLLNNLPNTYAYTKALTEDMVYQYRGKLPLAIARPSIVTAAMQQPFPGWGEGTNGPTGLLIGAGRGVIRSMHCKADYHADFMPVDMTMNAIIAIGTERMRNPRKEDVMYYNLTSSDVNPISWGEVLEKGRKVLNDNPFCFALWYPDGSIKSNYFYHLLCVIFFHYLPAYLIDFLLVLLRRKPFLVKVQKRISAGLTILQYYTTKQWIFRCNNFKAMYDRLSEEDRKRFYFDVAEINYESYLYDFILGARQYIVKEGPETLPKARKLLRKLYIMDKIVQIALYLCGLWLAWTYIEVVTGSIQFVFDSAIDGLRRSGTPLADSSSVRHGV; encoded by the exons ATGTCTGTGGGAAACGAAATGACGAAGCTCCCGGCATCGCCCCAGCCAGGCATCGCCGAGGCGTacgccggccggtcgatcTTCATTACCGGCGCGACCGGTTTCATGGGCAAGATAATGGTGGAGAAACTGCTGCGCGACTGCGGCGACGTGCGGTGCCTGTATCTGCTTATCCGCGCCAAAAAAGGGGTGGATGCGGCACAGCGCAAGGAAGAGTACGCCAAGAACCTGGTGTTTGACCACGTGCGCGAGAAGTACGGCGAGCGACTCTCACGGATCCGGTTGATCCGGGGTGACATACTGAGCGAGGGGCTCGGACTAAGTGAAGCGGACCACCGGGAGCTGGTGGACAACGTGGAGATGGTGTTTCACTGTGCCGCGAACGTGCGCTTCGATCAGCAAATCCGGCAGGCCGTCGACATCAATCTGAACGGTACGATACGAGTGTTGACGCTCGCGGAAAAGATGCGCAAGCTCGTGTCGTTCGTCCACGTGTCCACGGCCTACTGCCAATGCAACGAGGCCGAGCTGGAGGAAAAGTATTACCCAGCCCCACAGAACCCGGAGGGTATCTCCAAAATGGTGGGCCTACTGGACGAGGACATTTTGAAGCTCATCACGCCAAG ACTGCTAAACAATCTGCCCAACACGTATGCCTACACGAAAGCGCTCACGGAAGACATGGTCTACCAGTATCGGGGAAAGCTACCGCTCGCCATCGCCCGACCCTCAATAGTGACCGCCGCCATGCAGCAACCGTTCCCGGGCTGGGGCGAAGGCACGAACGGACCGACCGGGCTATTGATCGGTGCTGGCCGTGGCGTCATCCGGAGTATGCACTGTAAGGCCGACTATCACGCAGACTTTATGCCGGTGGACATGACAATGaacgccatcatcgccatcggcacGGAGCGGATGCGCAATCCGCGGAAGGAGGACGTGATGTACTACAACCTCACCTCGTCGGACGTCAATCCGATCAGCTGGGGCGAAGTGCTGGAAAAGGGACGCAAGGTGCTGAACGACAATCCGTTCTGCTTCGCGCTCTGGTACCCGGACGGGTCGATCAAGTCGAACTACTTCTACCACCTGCTGTGCGTTATTTTCTTCCACTACCTGCCTGCCTATTTGATCGACTTTTTGCTCGTCCTGTTGCGCCGTAAACCTTT CCTCGTAAAGGTACAAAAACGGATATCGGCCGGGCTGACGATACTTCAGTACTACACGACCAAGCAGTGGATTTTTCGGTGCAACAATTTCAAAGCCATGTACGACCGGCTGTCGGAGGAGGATCGGAAACGGTTCTATTTTGATGTGGCCGAAATAAACTACGAAAGCTACCTGTACGATTTCATCCTCGGTGCGAGGCAGTATATCGTGAAGGAAGGACCAGAAACGCTACCGAAAGCACGCAAGCTGTTGCGAAA ACTCTACATCATGGACAAGATAGTGCAAATTGCATTGTATCTGTGCGGGCTGTGGCTGGCGTGGACTTACATTGAGGTTGTGACGGGCTCGATCCAGTTCGTGTTCGATTCCGCCATCGACGGACTGCGGCGCAGTGGAACTCCTTTGGCCGACTCGAGCAGCGTCCGACATGGTGTATGA
- the LOC131209457 gene encoding mitochondrial nicotinamide adenine dinucleotide transporter SLC25A51 produces MAIVRAGELNPEAAGVPPTVATVPIGATVPIFCWREFACGWGAAFVNITVTYPIYKMIFRQMLHGVQLTQAFGQLRGEGMTFLYRGIFPPLAQKTISLSLMFGVYDSTRRPLVEYCHVNPYTAKTVAGLAAGTVEAVLMPFERVQTLLADAAYHQKYRNTHHAFKIIILENGIKELYRGLVPILWRNGPSNAMFFVLREEADSRLPKRVSIVSQRTQEFVAGACIGAFISSLFYPLNVLKVTMQCQVGGPYNNMWTALRQVYISRDRKLRNVYKGVSMNCTRAFFSWGIMNTAYEQLKKVFY; encoded by the exons ATGGCAATCGTGCGTGCAGGAGAATTAAATCCAGAGGCTGCGGGAGTCCCGCCGACCGTGGCGACGGTACCGATCGGAGCGACGGTGCCGATATTCTGCTGGCGAGAGTTTGCCTGCGGCTGGGGTGCGGCGTTCGTCAACATAACCGTGACGTATCCCATCTACAAGATGATCTTCCGCCAGATGCTTCACGGTGTGCAGCTGACGCAAGCTTTTGGCCAGCTACGGGGCGAAGGCATGACGTTCCTTTACCGGGGTATCTTTCCGCCGCTAGCACAGAAAACGATCTCGCTTTCGCTGATGTTCGGTGTGTACGACAGCACTCGGCGCCCTCTAGTCGAGTACTGCCACGTCAATCCGTACACAGCGAAAACCGTGGCCGGACTAGCAGCGGGTACCGTAGAGGCTGTGTTGATGCCTTTCGAACGAGTTCAGACGCTACTGGCCGATGCCGCGTATCACCAAAAGTATCGCAACACACATCATGCATTCAA AATTATCATTCTGGAAAATGGTATTAAAGAGCTGTATCGTGGCCTGGTGCCAATACTGTGGCGTAATGGACCATCAAATGCAATGTTTTTTGTGCTACGCGAAGAGGCGGACAGTCGGCTACCGAAACGG GTTTCTATTGTCTCACAGCGGACGCAAGAGTTTGTGGCTGGTGCCTGTATCGGTGCATTTATTAGTTCGCTGTTCTACCCGCTGAACGTGTTGAAGGTGACGATGCAGTGCCAGGTGGGCGGTCCGTACAACAACATGTGGACCGCACTGCGGCAAGTGTACATCAGCCGCGACAGAAAACTGAGAAACGTGTACAAAGGCGTCAGCATGAATTGCACGCGTGCTTTCTTCAGCTGGGGTATCATGAATACGGCCTACGAGCAGCTGAAGAAAGTTTTCTACTAG
- the LOC131210245 gene encoding selenocysteine insertion sequence-binding protein 2 — protein MVPSTTMQTDPLGASAVGGPNVSGSQTGHSFHSPMSDGEKISARKARKEAERQKKAAKKYEEQLKKIRGPKSQKLQIIDESFLTKYQHVQSLPPGPTLKTKKRSKKAPTEVVQINLSEAIREQLAGGERAEHKPIVPIVPQPPLLVLHKGKQREVPKEKKPTRLKKDIVRSRSEKAASVGTNNTEYCPEAAKPAGVGNCSGGETVSETKLFTEPPLVDSPFLKAIERCCISDGPPPSRDSSEYQNGFPTLRASMAPKPGTLRHSRNFRPYCDHLITDDLRELAERVVVKVFQFQSKAYAKNPIKAVSSKRFVVGFNEVLKHLELRKVRLVLIAPDLEPNDAIDQLVGNMKVLCRQSQVPYLFALKRRKIGFHLLKKAPISCVGMLSYAGCEDTVKQMLEIVEEERANYRTQMGTVA, from the exons ATGGTGCCCTCGACAACAATGCAAACCGATCCGCTCGGCGCTTCGGCTGTCGGAGGACCGAACGTCTCCGGTTCGCAGACTGGCCACTCGTTCCATTCGCCGATGTCGGACGGTGAGAAAATATCTGCACGCAAGGCTCGCAAGGAGGCGGAACGGCAGAAGAAGGCGGCAAAAAAATACGAGGAGCAACTAAAAAAGATTCGTGGTCCGAAAAGCCAAAAGTTGCAGATCATCGACGAGAGCTTCCTAACGAAGTACCAGCACGTTCAATCGTTGCCACCGGGGCCAACGctaaaaacaaagaaacgctCGAAGAAAGCTCCCACCGAAGTGGTTCAGATCAATCTGTCCGAGGCAATCCGCGAGCAACTCGCCGGCGGAGAGCGTGCTGAGCACAAaccgatcgttccgatcgttccgcagccgccgctgctggtACTGCACAAGGGCAAGCAACGGGAGGTGCCAAAGGAGAAAAAACCCACTCGACTGAAGAAGGATATAGTAAGGAGCCGATCGGAGAAGGCGGCCAGCGTCGGCACCAACAACACAGAGTACTGCCCCGAAGCAGCGAAACCAGCCGGTGTTGGCAACTGCTCAGGCGGTGAAACAGTTTCGGAAACGAAACTATTTACCGAGCCGCCGTTGGTCGACTCACCTTTTCTCAAGGCGATCGAGCGCTGCTGCATAAGCGACGGTCCGCCACCGAGCCGTGACTCCAGTGAATACCAGAATGGTTTTCCAACACTTCGAGCGTCCatggcaccgaaaccgggaaCCCTCAGGCATTCGAGAAACTTTCGACC ATACTGCGATCACCTCATTACGGACGATCTTCGTGAACTCGCCGAGCGGGTGGTGGTTAAAGTGTTTCAGTTCCAATCGAAAGCGTATGCGAAAAATCCCATTAAAGCAGTCAGTAGCAAGCGGTTCGTGGTGGGATTCAACGAAGTTCTCAAACACCTCGAGCTACGCAAGGTGCGCTTGGTGTTGATTGCACCGGATCTCGAACCGAACGACGCGATCGACCAGTTGGTCGGCAACATGAAGGTTCTGTGTCGCCAGAGCCAAGTGCCATATTTATTCGCTCTCAAGCGCAGAAAGATCGGTTTCCATTTGCTGAAAAAGGCACCGATCAGCTGCGTTGGTATGCTGAGCTATGCGGGTTGCGAGGACACCGTTAAGCAAATGTTGGAGATCGTGGAAGAGGAACGGGCGAACTATCGCACCCAAATGGGAACAGTGGCATGA